A window of Dissulfurirhabdus thermomarina contains these coding sequences:
- a CDS encoding ABC transporter ATP-binding protein, which translates to MDRPPPVIAARRITVAYGRRTVLRDVDLTVAPGEMVGLLGPNGSGKTTLLHALLGLVPLAGGEIRLWGRDIHRLTARERARRAALVPQGTGPAFPYPAAEVVLMGRYPHLRPWRGYTERDAAAARSAMDRAGVAPLAERPVTELSGGERQGVLVARSLAQEAPLLLLDEAVSAMDIHRKIELFDLFAEMNRREGATVVAVLHDLNLAALYCRRIVFLRHGRVHADGAAGEVLTPGVIEAVYGTRVLVETHPVTGRPVVCFIPGGSRGTGG; encoded by the coding sequence GTGGACCGCCCCCCTCCCGTCATCGCGGCGCGGCGGATCACCGTGGCCTACGGGCGCCGCACGGTCCTCCGGGACGTGGACCTCACCGTGGCCCCCGGGGAGATGGTGGGGCTCCTCGGCCCCAACGGCTCCGGCAAGACCACCCTGCTCCACGCCCTCCTCGGCCTGGTCCCCCTCGCCGGGGGGGAGATCCGTCTCTGGGGCCGCGACATCCACCGCCTCACGGCCCGGGAGCGGGCCCGGCGGGCCGCCCTGGTCCCCCAGGGCACGGGCCCGGCCTTCCCCTACCCGGCGGCCGAGGTGGTCCTCATGGGCCGATACCCGCACCTGCGGCCGTGGCGGGGCTACACGGAACGCGACGCGGCGGCCGCCCGGTCGGCCATGGATCGGGCGGGGGTGGCGCCGCTGGCGGAGCGGCCCGTGACGGAGCTTTCGGGCGGCGAACGCCAAGGGGTGCTGGTGGCCCGGTCCCTGGCCCAGGAGGCCCCGCTGCTCCTCCTGGACGAGGCGGTCTCGGCCATGGACATCCACCGGAAGATCGAGCTCTTCGACCTCTTCGCGGAGATGAACCGGCGGGAGGGGGCCACGGTGGTGGCGGTGCTGCACGACCTCAATCTCGCGGCCCTCTACTGCCGGCGGATCGTCTTCCTGCGGCATGGCCGCGTCCATGCCGACGGGGCGGCCGGGGAGGTCCTCACGCCGGGGGTGATTGAGGCGGTCTACGGGACCCGGGTCCTGGTGGAGACGCACCCGGTCACGGGCCGGCCGGTGGTGTGCTTCATCCCGGGAGGGAGCCGAGGAACCGGCGGATGA
- a CDS encoding FecCD family ABC transporter permease, translating into MPAAPRRLLAWGGLLALYLALLVFGLWYGRYPVTWAEILRLAAALAGTGPPPPPEVRTIVLDVRLPRLLLASLVGASLATSGAVFQGLLRNPLADPFTLGVSTGAAFGATAALFLGAGAGTALMGLGLLPLFAMAGGLAALAVVLHLARVDGTLRPATLILAGIVVSTFLSALIGLMKSLDDQGLAAIVYWMLGSVGGRGWSHVLFLLPYAAAGLALFLAYGRELDILALGDLEARHLGVPVDRVRLVLLAAACLVTAAAVSVSGVIGFVGLVAPHMVRLVQGPSHRPLLGAAALAGALMLAGSDLLAKNLLPGGEELPVGVLTTLVGGPFFCYLLKARRRQVARD; encoded by the coding sequence ATGCCCGCCGCCCCGCGCCGCCTCCTCGCCTGGGGCGGCCTCCTCGCCCTCTACCTCGCCCTCCTGGTCTTCGGGCTCTGGTACGGGCGCTACCCGGTGACCTGGGCGGAGATCCTGCGCCTGGCGGCGGCGCTGGCCGGCACCGGGCCGCCCCCGCCTCCCGAGGTCCGGACCATCGTCCTGGACGTGCGGCTGCCCCGGCTGCTGCTCGCCTCCCTGGTAGGGGCGTCGCTGGCCACCTCGGGGGCCGTCTTCCAGGGGCTGCTCAGGAATCCCCTGGCCGATCCCTTCACCCTCGGCGTCTCCACCGGCGCCGCCTTCGGGGCCACCGCGGCCCTCTTCCTCGGGGCGGGGGCGGGCACCGCCCTCATGGGGCTCGGGCTCTTGCCGCTCTTCGCCATGGCCGGGGGGCTGGCGGCGCTCGCGGTGGTGCTTCACCTCGCCCGCGTGGACGGCACGCTCCGGCCCGCCACCCTGATCCTCGCCGGGATCGTGGTGAGCACCTTCCTCTCGGCCCTCATCGGCCTCATGAAGAGCCTCGACGACCAGGGCCTGGCCGCCATCGTCTACTGGATGCTCGGGAGCGTGGGCGGCCGGGGCTGGAGCCACGTCCTCTTCCTCCTCCCCTACGCCGCGGCCGGCCTGGCCCTGTTCCTGGCCTACGGGCGGGAGCTCGACATCCTGGCCCTCGGCGACCTGGAGGCCCGCCACCTCGGCGTCCCGGTGGACCGGGTGCGCCTCGTACTGCTCGCCGCCGCCTGCCTCGTCACCGCCGCCGCGGTCTCGGTGAGCGGCGTCATCGGGTTCGTGGGCCTCGTGGCGCCCCACATGGTGCGGCTCGTCCAGGGCCCGTCGCACCGGCCGCTGCTCGGCGCCGCCGCCCTGGCCGGGGCCCTCATGCTGGCGGGGTCGGACCTCCTCGCCAAGAACCTCCTGCCCGGGGGCGAAGAACTCCCCGTGGGCGTGCTGACCACCCTCGTCGGCGGTCCCTTCTTCTGTTACCTCCTGAAGGCCCGCCGGCGGCAGGTGGCCCGGGACTGA
- a CDS encoding MFS transporter: MMQRLRRHRLFWVGVLYFAQGLPFGLFYDTFPVYFRQRGVDLQEIGVLSLLGLAWTLKFLWAPAVDRVRGHRRWMFAADLGMGLVLAAFAARAGVGPWALALVAGFTVLSATNDIAIDGYTIELLPRREFGRANGLRIGFYRVGLLAAGTVLMLVDHVGWTAAYLAAGGLVALLGLACLAAPPERAPAAAGRGVRAAVELRAIARRPGAAAIVAAFLCGAVWLADRAAGWSQGHPGFWGWVLAAAALPVAASAAWRALSPGGDGTASVDITRGPVFGALFEMLRRPGIVPVVLFILTFKLADTSMGFMIKPFWVDCGFSPGQIGLVSVNIGIGLSILGGLAGGWFTDRVGVFHALWILGLAQAVSNLGYAAAAFVVPAAGDGAAPALAHRAVMYGASALESFTGGLGTAAFLAFLMAIVDKRRSATEYAVLSSVFALSRSVAGWAGGYGAAALGYGPYFLLTFFLAFPAFAFLPWVRHMLHYAAVQPEWGQGGGGPAEARIGGDE; encoded by the coding sequence ATGATGCAGCGCCTTCGCCGGCACCGCCTCTTCTGGGTGGGCGTCCTCTACTTCGCCCAGGGACTCCCCTTCGGCCTCTTCTACGACACCTTCCCGGTCTACTTCCGGCAGCGGGGCGTGGACCTCCAGGAGATCGGGGTCTTGAGCCTCCTGGGCCTCGCCTGGACCCTCAAGTTCCTCTGGGCCCCGGCGGTGGACCGGGTCCGGGGCCACCGGCGCTGGATGTTCGCCGCGGACCTCGGCATGGGGCTGGTCCTGGCCGCCTTCGCCGCGCGGGCCGGCGTGGGGCCGTGGGCCCTCGCCCTGGTGGCGGGTTTCACCGTGCTGTCGGCCACCAACGATATCGCCATCGACGGCTACACCATCGAGCTCCTCCCCCGGCGGGAGTTCGGCCGCGCCAACGGCCTCCGGATCGGCTTCTACCGGGTGGGGCTCCTGGCCGCGGGGACGGTCCTCATGCTGGTGGACCACGTCGGCTGGACGGCGGCCTACCTCGCGGCGGGGGGGCTGGTGGCCCTCCTGGGCCTTGCGTGCCTGGCGGCGCCCCCGGAGCGGGCCCCGGCCGCCGCCGGGAGGGGGGTCCGCGCCGCCGTGGAGCTTCGGGCCATCGCCCGGCGGCCCGGGGCGGCGGCCATCGTCGCCGCCTTCCTGTGCGGGGCGGTCTGGCTCGCGGACCGGGCGGCGGGCTGGTCCCAGGGGCATCCCGGCTTCTGGGGATGGGTCCTGGCCGCGGCGGCCCTCCCCGTGGCGGCCTCGGCCGCCTGGCGGGCCCTTTCTCCCGGCGGAGACGGGACGGCGTCCGTGGACATCACCCGGGGCCCGGTCTTCGGGGCGCTCTTCGAGATGCTCCGGCGGCCGGGCATCGTCCCGGTGGTGCTCTTCATCCTCACCTTCAAGCTGGCCGATACCTCCATGGGCTTCATGATCAAGCCCTTCTGGGTGGACTGCGGATTCTCCCCCGGCCAGATCGGGCTCGTCTCGGTGAACATCGGCATCGGGCTGTCCATCCTGGGGGGGCTGGCGGGGGGATGGTTCACGGACCGGGTGGGGGTCTTCCACGCACTCTGGATCCTGGGGCTCGCCCAGGCGGTCTCCAACCTGGGCTACGCGGCGGCGGCCTTCGTCGTGCCGGCGGCCGGGGACGGGGCCGCACCCGCCCTCGCCCACCGGGCGGTGATGTACGGGGCCAGCGCCCTCGAGTCCTTCACCGGGGGGCTCGGGACCGCCGCCTTCCTGGCCTTCCTCATGGCTATCGTGGACAAGCGGCGATCGGCCACCGAGTACGCCGTCCTCTCCTCCGTCTTCGCCCTGAGCCGTTCCGTGGCGGGATGGGCGGGTGGCTACGGCGCCGCCGCCCTGGGCTACGGGCCGTACTTCCTCCTGACCTTCTTCCTGGCCTTCCCGGCCTTCGCCTTCCTGCCGTGGGTGCGGCATATGCTACACTATGCGGCCGTGCAGCCGGAATGGGGCCAGGGCGGGGGAGGCCCGGCCGAAGCAAGGATAGGAGGCGACGAATGA
- a CDS encoding cellulose biosynthesis cyclic di-GMP-binding regulatory protein BcsB: MRRNRIGWCAAAVCLAGAWLAGPACAGVRVGPGPFADRTFPYVRVGKAFSGTPLETDRALVPAVRVVVGAAEPAPVVQAAALVAAAVAAWTDDPGVTAAESAAGDFPEILRLDTEIPPAEVRDFPLVVVGTQNRLAERLSAAAGPMPEGPAVWRVAKGLPGGRDVLWVRGRDPAEIRAAARYLAHRRLYFKQGAYQGFFGFVRLRGLIERGQFAAAAAAYDEPGGLLGCGKPMMLILPHLSEKPPALRETAARRNRLVLKDLRGAVAARDGARALAAWRSAMQTCYACHLGRGGPRFRPFAPSPEPHRLHGRIASGFGLRCIDCHAGSTARAGYGH, from the coding sequence ATGAGGCGAAACCGCATCGGGTGGTGTGCGGCGGCGGTGTGCCTGGCCGGGGCGTGGCTTGCGGGACCCGCCTGCGCCGGGGTCCGGGTGGGGCCCGGGCCCTTCGCGGATCGGACCTTTCCCTACGTGCGGGTCGGGAAGGCCTTCTCGGGGACGCCCCTCGAGACCGACCGGGCCCTGGTGCCGGCGGTCCGGGTGGTGGTGGGGGCGGCCGAGCCCGCCCCGGTCGTCCAGGCAGCCGCCCTGGTGGCGGCGGCGGTGGCGGCCTGGACGGACGACCCCGGGGTGACGGCGGCGGAATCGGCGGCGGGCGACTTCCCGGAGATCCTCCGGCTCGACACGGAGATCCCGCCCGCGGAGGTCCGGGATTTTCCCCTGGTGGTGGTGGGCACACAGAACCGGCTGGCCGAGCGCCTTTCGGCGGCGGCCGGGCCGATGCCGGAGGGCCCTGCCGTCTGGCGGGTGGCGAAGGGCCTTCCCGGCGGGCGAGACGTCCTCTGGGTCCGGGGCCGGGACCCCGCGGAGATCCGGGCTGCGGCGCGATATCTCGCCCACCGGCGACTCTACTTCAAGCAGGGGGCCTACCAGGGGTTCTTCGGCTTCGTGCGGCTCCGGGGGCTCATCGAGCGCGGCCAGTTCGCGGCCGCCGCCGCGGCCTACGACGAGCCGGGAGGGCTCCTCGGCTGCGGAAAGCCCATGATGCTGATCCTGCCGCACCTTTCGGAAAAGCCGCCGGCCCTCCGGGAGACCGCCGCCCGGCGCAACCGCCTGGTCCTGAAGGATCTCCGGGGGGCGGTGGCGGCACGGGACGGTGCCCGGGCCCTGGCCGCCTGGCGGTCCGCCATGCAGACCTGCTATGCCTGCCATCTCGGCCGCGGCGGACCGCGGTTTCGGCCCTTCGCCCCATCGCCCGAACCCCACCGGCTCCACGGCCGGATCGCCTCGGGGTTCGGGCTCCGGTGCATCGACTGCCATGCCGGGTCCACGGCCCGGGCGGGATATGGGCACTGA
- a CDS encoding uracil-DNA glycosylase family protein yields the protein MGTEAGGAGEALLAVADALSRELQGLRFGPPVTHVYHPLEYARAPYAAYVARFGRAPKEVVLVGMNPGPWGMAQTGVPFGDVASVRGWMGIEAPVGRPGREHPKRPVLGFACPRREVSGTRLWGWARDRFGTPERFFARFFVANYCPLLFLEAEGRNRTPDHLGAAERAPLLAACDRALRATVEILRPRVVAGIGAFAAARAEAALGGLDVRVGRLTHPSPANPAANRGWRERAERELATLGVVL from the coding sequence ATGGGCACTGAGGCCGGAGGCGCCGGAGAGGCCCTCCTCGCCGTGGCCGACGCCCTCTCGCGCGAGTTGCAGGGGCTCCGGTTCGGGCCGCCCGTCACCCACGTCTACCACCCGCTGGAATACGCACGGGCGCCCTATGCCGCCTACGTGGCGCGCTTCGGCCGGGCGCCCAAGGAGGTGGTCCTGGTGGGGATGAACCCCGGCCCCTGGGGGATGGCCCAGACCGGGGTCCCCTTCGGGGACGTGGCCTCGGTGCGCGGGTGGATGGGCATCGAGGCGCCGGTGGGGCGGCCGGGGCGGGAGCACCCGAAGCGGCCGGTCCTGGGCTTCGCCTGCCCGCGGCGGGAGGTGAGCGGGACCCGCCTCTGGGGCTGGGCGCGGGACCGCTTCGGGACGCCGGAACGGTTCTTCGCCCGGTTCTTCGTGGCCAACTACTGCCCGCTCCTCTTCCTCGAGGCGGAGGGGCGGAACCGGACCCCGGACCACCTCGGGGCTGCGGAGCGGGCGCCGCTCCTTGCGGCCTGCGACCGGGCCCTCCGCGCCACCGTGGAGATCCTCCGCCCCCGGGTGGTGGCCGGGATCGGGGCCTTCGCCGCCGCCCGGGCCGAGGCGGCCCTGGGGGGGCTCGACGTCCGGGTGGGCCGCCTCACCCACCCGAGCCCCGCCAACCCCGCGGCCAACCGGGGCTGGCGGGAACGGGCCGAGCGGGAGCTGGCGACGCTCGGCGTCGTGCTGTAG
- a CDS encoding FmdE family protein, whose amino-acid sequence MGFDRSLWEKVVAFHGHECPGLAMGYRAVLAALRRLGAGRARDEELVAVAETDACGVDAFQVLAGCSLGKGNLVLRNRGKQAFTLYRRAMGEGIRVYVAPERLEGEWADRRERTWAILTAPEEILCTVSEAAGPPPGPAPRFPSVTCTACGERLAEPLARLRDGEVVCLDCLAAPGRENRDGGEDE is encoded by the coding sequence ATGGGATTCGACAGATCACTCTGGGAAAAGGTGGTGGCCTTTCACGGCCACGAATGTCCGGGCCTCGCCATGGGCTACCGGGCGGTCTTGGCCGCGCTCCGCCGCCTCGGGGCCGGGCGCGCCCGGGACGAGGAGCTGGTGGCGGTGGCGGAAACCGACGCCTGCGGGGTGGACGCCTTCCAGGTACTGGCCGGCTGCAGCCTCGGCAAGGGCAACCTCGTCCTCCGCAACCGCGGCAAGCAGGCCTTCACCCTCTACCGGCGCGCCATGGGAGAGGGCATACGGGTCTACGTGGCGCCCGAACGGCTCGAGGGGGAATGGGCCGACCGGCGGGAGAGGACCTGGGCCATCCTCACCGCCCCGGAGGAGATCCTCTGTACCGTCTCGGAGGCGGCCGGGCCGCCGCCCGGCCCCGCCCCCCGGTTCCCCTCCGTCACCTGCACGGCCTGCGGAGAGCGGCTGGCCGAGCCTCTGGCCCGTCTCAGGGACGGCGAGGTCGTCTGCCTCGACTGCCTCGCGGCGCCCGGCCGGGAAAACCGGGACGGAGGAGAGGACGAATGA